Genomic DNA from Halomonas sp. BDJS001:
CCCGCGTACGTGAAGACCTTGGCTTTATTCCGCTGGTCACACCCACCTCGCAAATCGTCGGCACCCAGGCGGTGATGAACGTGATGATGGGCGAGCGCTACAAGTCGATTTCCAAGGAAGTGCAGGCGCTGCTCAAAGGCGAATATGGCGCTGCCCCGGCGCCCTTTAACGCCGAGCTGCAAAAGCGCGTGTTGGAAGGCGGGGAGCCGATTACCTGTCGCCCGGCGGATAACCTGTCGCCGGAAATGGATAGATTGGCCGCCGAGCTCAAAGAGAAGGCCAGCGCTGAGGGTATCCGCTTGGCGGAAGGTAAGCGCGAAGTGGATGACGTGCTGACATACGCGCTATTTCCGCAGATCGGCTTGAAATTCCTTAAAAACCGCGACAATCCAGACGCTTTTGAGCCTGTTCCCCAAGCAGCTGAAGCTAGCGCAGAGAAGGTGCCCGTCAAGGCGGAAAGCAAAACGCCGGTCGCAAGCCAAGGCCCGGAAACCTACACCGTCAAGCTCAATGGCAAAGCCTTCGTAGTGGAGGTTTCTGAAGGTGGTGAGCTGGGCGAAGTGCAGGAGCAAACGGTCGCCAGCACTGGCGCCCCCAAAGAGGAAGTGTCTGCTCCTACAGGTGAGAGCATTGATGCGCCGCTGGCAGGCAATATCTTCAAGGTGAATGTTCGCCCCGGCGACAGCGTCGCAGAAGGTGATGTGGTGATCATCCTGGAAGCGATGAAAATGGAAACCGAGGTGCGTGCCAGCAGCGCAGGCACTGTATCTAAGGTTAACGTCAGCGAGGGCGACAGCGTAGCCGTAGGCGATACGCTGGTCGAGCTCTAAGGGCCCGGTAATGGATAAATTAGTCACCTTATGGGAAGGCTCTGGGCTATATAACCTTGAGCTTGGCCAAGCGGTCATGATTATGGTGGGGCTACTGCTGCTCTACCTGGCCATCAATAAAAAGTTTGAGCCACTGCTGCTGGTGCCGATTGGCTTTGGCGGCATCCTGGCCAACATCCCCGAAGCGGGGCTGGCGATTTCAGCGCTCGACCAAGCGATTGAGGTGGCGAAACCTGCCGTGCTGCAGCAAATGGCGGCAGCGCTAGGCGCCACGCTGGATCCACTGGCAAATGCGGAAGCCTGGCGAGAGTCGCTAAAAGCGCTTGCCCACGATAGCGTTGCGCCGGATCAACTGCGTGCCGCGCGTGACATTGCCGTGGGCTCCGGCTACAGCGATGGCATGCTCTACAGCTTCTATAAAGTCGCGATTGGCTCGGGTATTGCCCCGCTGATTATCTTTATGGGCGTGGGTGCCATGACTGACTTCGGCCCGCTACTGGCCAACCCGCGCACGCTGTTTTTAGGCGCGGCCGCTCAGTTTGGTATTTTTGCCACCCTGTTTGGCGCTGTAGCGTTAAGCTCGGTGGGGATCATGGATTTCTCGCTTAACCAGGCCGCCGCCATTGGTATTATTGGCGGCGCTGATGGCCCGACCTCTATCTATGTCTCCAGCGTGCTGGCACCGGAATTGCTGGGGGCTATCGCCGTGGCCGCCTACGCCTATATGGCGTTGGTGCCGTTGATTCAGCCGCCGATTATGCGCCTTTTGACCACCCAGAAAGAGCGT
This window encodes:
- a CDS encoding sodium ion-translocating decarboxylase subunit beta, with the translated sequence MDKLVTLWEGSGLYNLELGQAVMIMVGLLLLYLAINKKFEPLLLVPIGFGGILANIPEAGLAISALDQAIEVAKPAVLQQMAAALGATLDPLANAEAWRESLKALAHDSVAPDQLRAARDIAVGSGYSDGMLYSFYKVAIGSGIAPLIIFMGVGAMTDFGPLLANPRTLFLGAAAQFGIFATLFGAVALSSVGIMDFSLNQAAAIGIIGGADGPTSIYVSSVLAPELLGAIAVAAYAYMALVPLIQPPIMRLLTTQKERQIKMTQLRPVSKLEKIVFPLVLLILVALFLPDAAPLLGMFCFGNLMRECGVVERLSDTAQNALINIVTIILGLSVGSKLMAESFLSFETLGILGLGIVAFGIGTAAGVLMAKLMNLVSKMPINPLIGAAGVSAVPMAARVANKVGLESNPHNFLLMHAMGPNVAGVIGSAVAAGVMIKYLG